The following coding sequences lie in one Amycolatopsis cihanbeyliensis genomic window:
- a CDS encoding AMP-binding protein has product MAVPSGGNVADLVTLAARHWPDSPALIDTVDGTALTWSGVEAAVDAQASELRAAGLRPGDRVAVRLPTSAAFAISLYAVLRAGGIAVPLSPQGPAAELNGLLAHSGATLLVSRRPGELEPPEGVRALEPVIAPDSRPDPVVPARAGEDIAVLSYTSGTTGPARGVMLSHRALLANVSQLTAVSPPVLEHSDRLFLAIPLFHVYGLGPGLLMATSVGATTVLAERFEVGKALVVCAEHRVTAIAGVPAMYAELAALPADELGTGLATVRRLTSGAAPLHPKVLAAIRRAVGLGVYEGYGLTETAPVVTSTLVTGYPKPGSVGRPLPGVELRLVDSDGESASVPLDPADPDDVFGDGDGGSLGTGLVSVRGANLFSGYWPDGAHGPDAEGWYRTGDVGYLDVDGDLHLVDRAGDLIIVNGFNVYPHEVEEVIGGLPGVAEVAVVGVLDERTGEAVKAVIVPGAGAVPSEPSEPSEPPELSEQRVVERCAAELAGYKVPRTVEFVEELPHSPTGKLRRVQLRTGE; this is encoded by the coding sequence GTGGCGGTACCGAGCGGCGGCAATGTGGCGGACCTGGTCACCCTGGCGGCGCGGCACTGGCCCGACTCACCCGCCCTGATCGACACCGTGGACGGCACGGCCCTCACCTGGTCGGGCGTGGAGGCGGCGGTGGACGCGCAGGCGAGCGAGCTGCGGGCGGCCGGCCTGCGCCCCGGCGACCGGGTGGCGGTGCGCCTCCCGACCTCCGCGGCCTTCGCGATCTCGCTGTACGCCGTGCTGCGCGCGGGCGGGATCGCGGTGCCGCTGTCCCCGCAGGGCCCGGCCGCCGAGCTGAACGGGCTGCTCGCGCACAGCGGGGCGACCCTCCTGGTCAGCAGGCGACCGGGCGAGCTCGAACCGCCCGAGGGAGTGCGCGCGCTGGAACCGGTGATCGCCCCGGACTCTCGCCCCGACCCGGTCGTGCCCGCGCGGGCGGGCGAGGACATCGCGGTGCTCTCCTACACCTCCGGCACCACCGGGCCGGCGCGCGGCGTGATGCTGTCGCACCGCGCCCTGCTGGCCAACGTCAGCCAGCTCACCGCGGTGAGCCCGCCGGTGCTGGAGCACAGCGACCGGCTGTTCCTCGCGATCCCGCTGTTCCACGTGTACGGGCTCGGCCCGGGGCTGCTGATGGCGACCTCGGTCGGGGCCACCACCGTGCTGGCCGAGCGGTTCGAGGTGGGCAAGGCCCTGGTCGTCTGCGCCGAGCACCGGGTGACCGCGATCGCCGGGGTGCCCGCCATGTACGCCGAACTCGCCGCACTGCCCGCGGACGAGCTCGGCACCGGCCTGGCCACCGTGCGCAGGCTGACCTCGGGGGCGGCCCCGCTGCACCCGAAGGTGCTCGCCGCCATCCGCCGGGCCGTCGGGCTGGGCGTGTACGAGGGTTACGGGCTCACCGAGACCGCCCCGGTGGTGACCTCCACGCTGGTCACCGGATACCCGAAACCCGGTTCGGTCGGCAGGCCACTGCCCGGGGTGGAGCTGCGCCTGGTGGACAGCGACGGGGAGAGTGCCTCGGTGCCGCTGGACCCCGCGGACCCGGACGACGTCTTCGGCGACGGGGACGGCGGCTCGCTGGGCACCGGGCTGGTGTCGGTGCGCGGCGCGAATCTGTTCTCCGGGTACTGGCCGGACGGGGCACACGGCCCGGACGCCGAGGGCTGGTACCGCACCGGCGACGTCGGCTACCTGGACGTGGACGGCGACCTGCACCTTGTGGACCGGGCAGGTGACCTGATCATCGTGAACGGGTTCAACGTGTACCCGCACGAGGTGGAGGAGGTCATCGGCGGGCTGCCGGGGGTGGCCGAGGTCGCCGTGGTCGGGGTGCTGGACGAACGCACCGGTGAGGCGGTGAAGGCGGTGATCGTGCCCGGCGCGGGGGCGGTGCCGTCCGAGCCGTCCGAGCCGTCCGAGCCGCCCGAGTTGTCCGAGCAGCGGGTCGTCGAACGCTGCGCGGCCGAACTGGCCGGGTACAAGGTGCCGCGCACCGTGGAGTTCGTCGAGGAGCTGCCGCACTCGCCGACCGGCAAGCTGCGCCGGGTGCAGCTGCGTACGGGGGAGTGA
- a CDS encoding sigma-70 family RNA polymerase sigma factor, protein MSLQVAVSAGPALVARRVPDTAAAPADRIVPQVAPDPTAEAWDLVHAAQDGDTEAFGRLYDRYVEVVFRYVLFRLGDRDLAEDVTSETFLRALRRINSVSYQGRDVGAWFVTIARNLVLDHVKSSRFRLEIITDEVIEGGSAAFTGTQQRPPAGPEQQVLNRATQAELFRCIADLGEDQRECIVLRFLQGLSVAETAEIMDRNEGAIKALQHRAVRRLAQLLPTGLR, encoded by the coding sequence ATGAGCCTGCAAGTCGCCGTTTCGGCAGGCCCTGCGCTGGTGGCGCGCCGTGTCCCGGACACAGCCGCCGCTCCGGCGGACCGAATCGTGCCGCAGGTGGCGCCGGATCCGACGGCGGAGGCCTGGGACCTGGTGCACGCCGCCCAGGACGGCGACACCGAGGCTTTCGGCCGGCTGTACGACCGCTATGTCGAGGTGGTGTTCCGCTATGTCCTGTTCCGGCTCGGCGACCGCGACCTCGCCGAGGACGTCACCAGTGAGACCTTCCTGCGCGCCCTGCGCCGGATCAACTCGGTCAGCTACCAGGGCCGCGACGTCGGCGCCTGGTTCGTCACCATTGCCCGCAACCTGGTGCTCGATCACGTGAAGTCGAGCAGGTTCCGCTTGGAGATCATCACCGACGAGGTCATCGAGGGTGGCTCCGCGGCGTTCACCGGTACGCAGCAGCGGCCACCGGCCGGCCCCGAGCAGCAGGTGCTGAACCGGGCCACCCAGGCCGAGCTGTTCCGCTGCATCGCCGACCTCGGCGAGGACCAGCGGGAGTGCATCGTGCTGCGGTTCCTGCAGGGCCTCTCGGTGGCCGAGACCGCGGAGATCATGGACCGCAACGAGGGCGCCATCAAGGCGCTCCAGCACCGCGCGGTACGCCGGTTGGCGCAACTGCTGCCCACCGGTCTGCGCTAA
- a CDS encoding DUF5667 domain-containing protein, with protein MSGFHRFSPRRAEHERFARAVDAAERDRAREETTGAEEFGAELAVVFALRGLGAAAEPDEQARARMASRIRTGEPVEDPPAPEPEPRPEPEPAARVPGPRRGPRPGAVLAGACCLLLALVGFGLVLSRDALPGDTLYELKRAREAVNLGLTFDEEARGHLHLEHAAGRLAELARLTERTAPGAAHPGYRTALADFEADARAGVTRLVTLGTGSAGTQLDELRSWARAQADRLAGLRAALPAETVPHGDASAQLVRRIGERATALAGRMGCNRITSGRTDELGALPAPGPCASPDRRVDRDPPRAADPPESARTPERDTGPPAVRLATRHAPVRPEPPTTPELPAPTIEPTRVHPAPLPTDISRPRLPDSIPEPPALLEVPPVLPGLPEVRIG; from the coding sequence ATGAGCGGGTTTCACCGGTTCTCCCCGCGGCGCGCCGAGCACGAGCGGTTCGCCCGTGCGGTCGACGCCGCGGAACGGGACCGGGCACGGGAGGAGACGACCGGCGCCGAGGAGTTCGGCGCCGAGCTCGCCGTGGTGTTCGCCCTGCGTGGCCTCGGGGCCGCCGCGGAGCCGGACGAGCAGGCGCGGGCCAGGATGGCGAGCCGGATCCGCACGGGCGAGCCGGTCGAGGACCCCCCGGCGCCGGAACCCGAGCCGCGGCCGGAACCCGAGCCCGCCGCGCGGGTGCCGGGCCCACGGCGCGGTCCCCGGCCGGGCGCGGTGCTGGCCGGCGCGTGCTGCCTGCTGCTGGCGCTCGTCGGGTTCGGGCTGGTGCTGTCCAGGGACGCGCTGCCAGGCGACACGCTGTACGAGCTCAAACGGGCAAGGGAGGCCGTGAACCTCGGGCTGACCTTCGACGAGGAAGCACGGGGCCACCTGCACCTCGAACACGCCGCGGGCCGACTGGCCGAGCTGGCGAGGCTCACCGAGCGCACCGCGCCGGGGGCCGCCCACCCGGGTTACCGGACCGCGCTCGCCGACTTCGAAGCCGACGCCAGGGCGGGGGTCACCCGGCTGGTCACCCTCGGCACCGGTTCCGCCGGCACCCAGCTCGACGAGCTGCGCTCCTGGGCGCGGGCGCAGGCGGACCGGCTGGCCGGGCTGCGGGCCGCGCTGCCGGCCGAGACGGTCCCGCATGGGGATGCCTCGGCCCAGCTGGTGCGCCGGATCGGGGAACGCGCGACCGCGCTGGCCGGCCGGATGGGCTGCAACCGGATCACCTCCGGCCGCACGGACGAGCTCGGCGCGCTGCCCGCGCCGGGGCCGTGCGCCTCGCCGGATCGCCGGGTGGACCGCGACCCGCCGCGCGCGGCCGACCCGCCCGAGTCGGCGCGCACGCCCGAACGCGACACCGGGCCGCCGGCCGTGCGGCTCGCCACCAGACACGCCCCCGTGCGCCCGGAGCCACCCACGACCCCGGAGCTGCCCGCCCCGACCATCGAACCCACCCGGGTCCACCCCGCGCCCCTACCCACCGACATCTCCCGGCCACGGCTGCCGGACTCGATCCCGGAGCCACCCGCCCTGCTGGAGGTACCACCGGTGCTGCCGGGCCTGCCGGAAGTCCGGATCGGATAA
- a CDS encoding HAD family hydrolase has protein sequence MEAVCVSWWRGRNKAQELERLATLAGEASAEAAVALEAASASTQLPTDQEVPAEDVERDAAGAGAEPTGPEPAPPDLTAAAFFDVDNTMMMGASIFHFARGLAARKYVTASDLAGFAWQQVKFRIGGKENKESVSSAREQLLSFVAGRTVDEMVEVGEEIYDELMADKIWSGTRALARMHLEAGQRVWLVTATPVELAAIIARRLGLTGALGTVAEHVDGVYTGRLVGDLLHGRAKAHAVRALAAREGLNLRRCAAYSDSQNDVPMLSVVGTAVAVNPDAGLREIARNRQWEIRDFRTGRKAAKIGVPSVLGAGALAGAVAAGLAYRKRVA, from the coding sequence GTGGAGGCGGTGTGCGTGTCATGGTGGCGGGGCCGTAACAAGGCCCAGGAACTGGAACGGCTGGCCACGTTGGCCGGGGAGGCCTCGGCGGAAGCCGCGGTCGCGCTGGAGGCGGCGTCCGCATCCACCCAGTTGCCCACCGATCAGGAGGTCCCGGCCGAGGACGTCGAGCGGGACGCCGCCGGTGCGGGCGCCGAGCCCACCGGTCCGGAGCCCGCGCCGCCCGACCTGACCGCGGCCGCGTTCTTCGATGTGGACAACACGATGATGATGGGCGCGTCGATCTTCCACTTCGCCCGCGGGCTGGCCGCGCGCAAGTACGTCACGGCCTCGGACCTGGCCGGGTTCGCCTGGCAGCAGGTGAAGTTCCGGATCGGCGGCAAGGAGAACAAGGAGAGCGTTTCCTCGGCACGCGAGCAACTGCTGTCCTTTGTGGCCGGCCGCACCGTGGACGAGATGGTCGAGGTCGGCGAGGAGATCTACGACGAGCTCATGGCCGACAAGATCTGGTCGGGCACCAGGGCGCTGGCGCGGATGCACCTGGAGGCTGGACAACGGGTCTGGCTGGTCACCGCGACCCCGGTGGAGCTGGCCGCGATCATCGCGCGGCGGCTGGGACTGACCGGCGCGCTGGGCACGGTGGCCGAGCACGTGGACGGGGTGTACACCGGTCGGCTGGTCGGCGACCTGCTGCACGGCAGGGCGAAGGCGCACGCGGTACGGGCGCTCGCCGCGCGGGAAGGGCTGAACCTGCGGCGCTGCGCCGCCTATTCCGACTCGCAGAACGACGTGCCGATGCTGTCGGTGGTCGGCACGGCGGTGGCGGTGAACCCGGACGCCGGGCTGCGCGAGATCGCCAGGAACCGGCAGTGGGAGATCCGCGACTTCCGCACCGGGCGCAAGGCCGCCAAGATCGGCGTGCCCTCGGTGCTCGGCGCGGGTGCCCTCGCCGGCGCCGTCGCCGCCGGCCTCGCCTACCGCAAGCGCGTCGCCTGA
- a CDS encoding lysophospholipid acyltransferase family protein: protein MTDGAEARIIPLHGREHAVQPEPAARSGDAAPEPEHTVLPLPARPVHTSPATAEEKELLDAESLPEALVRALEFVRNRLTGDYPVDEFGFDPELTDMLLLPPLRLLYRKWFRVSTHGVHNLPLDGGALVVCNHSGVLPLDSLMTALAVHDEHPRRRYLRMLGADLVFRSPLLGALARKSGQTLACNPDAERLLRSGELVGVWPEGFKGVGKPFSSRYKLQRFGRGGFVSAALRTGVPIVPCSIVGAEEIYPKIGDIKPLARLLGLPYFPVTPFFPLLGPLGAVPLPTKWHIEFGEPIATEDLPADAAEDPMLVFSLTDQVRESVQQTLYRRLALRTGVFH, encoded by the coding sequence GTGACCGACGGAGCGGAGGCACGAATCATCCCGTTGCACGGCAGGGAGCACGCGGTCCAGCCGGAACCGGCCGCGCGCTCCGGCGATGCGGCACCGGAGCCGGAGCACACCGTGCTGCCGCTGCCCGCGCGGCCGGTGCACACTTCGCCCGCGACCGCGGAAGAGAAGGAACTGCTCGACGCCGAGTCCTTGCCGGAGGCGCTGGTGCGGGCGCTCGAGTTCGTCCGGAACCGGCTGACCGGCGACTACCCGGTGGACGAGTTCGGGTTCGACCCCGAGCTGACCGACATGCTGCTGCTTCCCCCGCTGCGGCTGCTGTACCGGAAGTGGTTCCGGGTCAGCACCCACGGGGTGCACAACCTCCCGCTGGACGGCGGCGCGCTGGTGGTGTGCAACCACTCCGGGGTGCTTCCGCTGGACTCGTTGATGACCGCGCTGGCCGTGCACGACGAGCATCCCCGCCGGCGGTACCTGCGGATGCTCGGCGCCGACCTGGTGTTCCGGTCGCCCCTGCTCGGTGCGCTGGCCCGCAAGTCGGGCCAGACGCTGGCGTGCAACCCGGACGCCGAGCGCCTGCTGCGTTCCGGCGAGCTGGTCGGGGTGTGGCCCGAGGGTTTCAAGGGCGTCGGCAAGCCGTTCTCCTCCCGGTACAAGCTGCAGCGGTTCGGCCGCGGCGGGTTCGTCTCGGCGGCCCTGCGTACCGGGGTGCCGATCGTGCCCTGCTCGATCGTGGGCGCGGAGGAGATCTACCCGAAGATCGGCGACATCAAGCCGCTGGCCCGGTTGCTCGGCCTGCCGTACTTCCCGGTGACGCCGTTCTTCCCGTTACTGGGCCCGCTCGGCGCGGTCCCGCTGCCGACCAAGTGGCACATCGAGTTCGGTGAGCCGATCGCCACCGAGGATCTCCCCGCCGACGCCGCCGAGGACCCGATGCTGGTGTTCAGCCTGACCGACCAGGTCCGCGAGTCCGTCCAGCAGACCCTCTACCGCCGCCTCGCCCTGCGCACCGGCGTCTTCCACTGA
- a CDS encoding NAD-dependent epimerase/dehydratase family protein, which yields MPSNIVLVTGVGGELGGRLLARLGNNPDLERVIGVDTTPPRRSVLRRMGHAEFVRADIRNPLIAKVISSAKVDTVVHASTTVHPAGPGRRTAIKEVNVIGTMRLLAACQRSPRVRKLVVKSTAAVYGAGPRSPAVFTEDSALIPTSTSGYAKDAVEMEGYVRGLERRRPDLTVTTARFLNLIGPETDTVLARYFALPVVPTVLGYDARMQLLHTSDALAVLELATLQDKPGVFNVGGDGVITLSQAIRRAGRIELPMPRSAVPSVGRVLRGARVVDFSADQVRLLNFGRVVDTSRLKETFGYLPRWTTREAFDDYVAGRGLRPVLDGHRLSDLVGKVAVAAATGQAGRR from the coding sequence ATGCCGTCCAATATCGTGCTGGTGACCGGGGTCGGCGGTGAGCTGGGCGGCCGGCTGCTGGCCAGGCTCGGCAACAACCCCGACCTGGAGCGGGTCATCGGCGTGGACACCACGCCGCCGCGCAGGTCGGTGTTGCGCCGGATGGGCCACGCCGAGTTCGTCCGCGCGGACATCCGTAACCCGCTGATCGCGAAGGTCATCAGCTCCGCCAAGGTGGACACCGTGGTGCACGCCTCGACCACCGTGCACCCCGCGGGCCCGGGCAGGCGTACCGCGATCAAAGAGGTCAACGTCATCGGCACCATGCGGCTGCTGGCCGCCTGCCAACGCTCTCCCCGGGTGCGCAAGCTGGTGGTCAAGTCCACCGCCGCGGTCTATGGTGCCGGCCCGCGCTCGCCCGCGGTTTTCACCGAGGACTCAGCGCTGATCCCGACCTCCACCAGCGGTTACGCGAAGGACGCCGTGGAGATGGAGGGCTATGTCCGAGGCCTCGAGCGGCGGCGGCCGGACCTCACGGTGACCACGGCCCGGTTCCTCAACCTGATCGGCCCGGAAACCGACACCGTGCTGGCCAGGTACTTCGCGCTTCCGGTCGTGCCGACCGTGCTCGGCTACGACGCGCGGATGCAGCTACTGCACACCTCGGACGCGCTGGCCGTGCTCGAGCTCGCCACCCTGCAGGACAAGCCGGGCGTGTTCAACGTCGGCGGCGACGGGGTGATCACCCTGTCCCAGGCGATCCGGCGCGCCGGCCGGATCGAGCTGCCGATGCCGCGCTCGGCGGTGCCCTCGGTCGGCAGGGTGCTGCGCGGTGCCCGCGTGGTCGACTTCTCCGCCGACCAGGTGCGGTTGCTGAACTTCGGCAGGGTGGTGGACACCAGCCGGTTGAAGGAGACCTTCGGTTACCTCCCGCGGTGGACCACCCGGGAGGCCTTCGACGACTACGTCGCCGGCCGCGGGCTGCGGCCGGTCCTGGACGGGCACCGGCTGTCCGACCTGGTGGGCAAGGTGGCGGTCGCGGCGGCGACCGGGCAGGCCGGCCGACGGTGA
- a CDS encoding 30S ribosomal protein bS22, translating to MGSVIKKRRKRMSKKKHRKLLRRTRVQRRKQGK from the coding sequence GTGGGTTCGGTGATCAAGAAGCGCCGCAAGCGTATGTCGAAGAAGAAGCACCGCAAGCTGTTGCGCCGTACCCGGGTGCAGCGTCGCAAGCAGGGCAAGTAG
- a CDS encoding helix-turn-helix domain-containing protein — MPQNKKDDVPPPRQVQFLTVAEVATIMRVSKMTVYRMVHSGELPAVRVGKSFRVPEKAVHDYLEGAYFDVG; from the coding sequence ATGCCGCAGAACAAGAAGGACGACGTGCCGCCACCCCGGCAGGTCCAGTTTCTGACGGTCGCCGAGGTGGCCACGATAATGCGGGTGTCGAAGATGACCGTCTACCGCATGGTGCATTCGGGCGAGTTGCCCGCCGTGCGGGTGGGCAAGTCGTTCCGCGTCCCGGAGAAGGCGGTGCACGACTACCTCGAAGGGGCGTATTTCGACGTCGGGTAG
- the proC gene encoding pyrroline-5-carboxylate reductase, whose translation MTTIAVLGAGKIGEALLGGLLNGGRRAEELMFTERHEERAAELTQRYGVPAVTVPEAAKRAEVLVVAVKPQDIEPVLDELAPLIGPGSLVVSLCAGLPTALYERRLPEGTPVVRVMPNTPMVVGEAMSVISPGRHATADQLTLVEDLLSCVGSVVRVPEAQQDAVTALSGSGPAYFFFLVEAMIDAGILLGLPRAVAEKLIIQSAVGAATMLSDTGQHPVTLREAVTSPGGTTINAIRELERHGVRAALLAAIEAARDRSVELGKAQQDG comes from the coding sequence ATGACCACCATCGCGGTACTGGGTGCGGGCAAGATCGGTGAGGCGCTGCTGGGTGGGCTGCTGAACGGCGGGCGCCGCGCCGAGGAGTTGATGTTCACCGAACGGCACGAGGAGCGGGCCGCCGAGCTCACTCAGCGGTACGGCGTGCCCGCGGTGACCGTGCCGGAGGCGGCCAAGCGGGCCGAGGTGCTGGTGGTCGCGGTGAAGCCGCAGGACATCGAGCCGGTGCTGGACGAGCTGGCGCCGCTGATCGGCCCGGGCTCGCTGGTGGTGTCGCTGTGCGCGGGCCTGCCCACCGCGCTGTACGAGCGCAGGCTGCCCGAGGGCACCCCCGTCGTGCGGGTGATGCCGAACACCCCGATGGTGGTCGGCGAGGCGATGAGCGTGATCTCCCCCGGGCGGCACGCCACCGCGGACCAGCTCACGCTGGTGGAGGACCTGCTGTCCTGCGTCGGCAGCGTGGTCCGGGTGCCGGAAGCACAGCAGGACGCCGTCACCGCCCTGTCCGGCTCCGGGCCGGCGTACTTCTTCTTCCTGGTCGAGGCGATGATCGACGCGGGTATCCTGCTCGGCCTCCCGCGCGCGGTGGCGGAGAAGCTGATCATCCAGTCGGCGGTGGGCGCGGCCACGATGCTCTCCGACACCGGCCAGCACCCCGTGACCCTGCGCGAGGCCGTGACCTCGCCGGGAGGAACCACGATCAACGCGATCAGGGAACTCGAACGCCACGGCGTAAGGGCCGCGTTACTCGCCGCGATCGAGGCTGCCCGGGATCGCTCGGTCGAGCTCGGTAAGGCGCAGCAGGACGGCTGA
- a CDS encoding thioesterase family protein: protein MSSADGAATFGAACSPRSLGDGTFIADLRQEWAVGGHPHGGFMIALLARTALTSLAERGEPLADPLAVSAEFLRPPAIGPVLLRTEIRKVGRRATVVAVYLEQRGRSCVEARITAGRLPIRRPVWADVPALPAEPPSGAVVLSGDTPEGAFDLAKGCDVRLDPHTAGYASGRSGDPPRMRLWVRPREGDPDPFFAMLASDINPPVVFNLGRFGWAPTAQLTALVRTRPVAGWLRVQVDCRTIQEGWFDSDATVVDAQGRLVCQARQLALSPAP, encoded by the coding sequence GTGAGCAGCGCTGATGGTGCCGCGACCTTCGGCGCGGCGTGTTCTCCCCGCTCGCTCGGCGACGGCACGTTCATCGCGGACCTACGGCAGGAGTGGGCGGTCGGCGGCCACCCGCACGGCGGTTTCATGATCGCCCTGCTGGCCAGGACCGCGCTGACCAGCCTCGCCGAACGTGGCGAACCCCTTGCCGACCCCCTTGCGGTCAGCGCCGAGTTCCTGCGGCCGCCCGCCATCGGGCCGGTGTTGCTGCGCACCGAGATCCGCAAGGTCGGTCGCAGGGCCACCGTGGTCGCGGTCTACCTCGAGCAGCGCGGTCGCAGTTGCGTGGAGGCTCGGATCACCGCGGGCAGGCTGCCGATCCGCCGCCCGGTGTGGGCCGATGTGCCCGCCCTGCCCGCCGAGCCGCCTTCCGGTGCGGTGGTGCTCTCCGGGGACACCCCGGAAGGCGCGTTCGACCTCGCCAAGGGCTGTGACGTGCGGTTGGACCCGCATACCGCTGGGTACGCCTCGGGGCGATCCGGCGACCCCCCGCGGATGCGGCTGTGGGTCCGCCCGCGGGAGGGCGACCCCGACCCCTTCTTCGCGATGCTGGCCAGCGACATCAACCCACCGGTGGTGTTCAACCTCGGGCGGTTCGGCTGGGCGCCGACGGCGCAGCTGACCGCGCTGGTGCGTACCCGCCCGGTGGCGGGCTGGCTGCGGGTCCAGGTGGACTGCCGGACGATCCAGGAGGGCTGGTTCGACTCCGACGCCACCGTGGTCGACGCGCAGGGCCGCCTGGTCTGCCAAGCCCGCCAGCTCGCCCTCTCCCCCGCCCCCTAG